CCACTACTTCGCAAGAAAGCTGTTGGTGCCATTGACTAGGCTAGGGTCATGCAATGTAGGTAGGACTCCAAACATTGGCTGACTTTCTCAGTTTGGCCATCCGATTGTGGATGGTAAGCTGACCTATTGTTAAATTCAACATGCTAGCATTGCTTTATGAGCCGTTtgtccatgagaattattcactttttccaGAATAATTTGTCACTTTCAAATTTAGTATTTGATTATATTCCCAAATCCAACTTGGAGTTGGATTCCAAATTTGAAAAAGTGCTCCAAACCTGTTTCCAATTCCATCTTTATATATTCCAAATAAAGTGGTCTTTTCTCTCCTTTGCAAAAAGTATAGCCAAACACAAATCCATCTTCATCTCCAACTTCATAAATTCcatataaagtgaaaaatatttgaaatctagggccaaacgcctacttagtagaTAAGTTGCTGGCTATTAAGTCAAAACACATGGAAGCATTGGAGAACTAGCAAAATGAGTAAGGTTTTATGCAAGCCTAATGGTTAAGCAAGATGAAAGGAGCACATCTGAGAGAGATGATCCAAAGTATGTCTTCAATTTCCTTCTGAAATTAGACTAGAATTATCCGATAAGGAGATTGTAGTTAAATAGTTGATCCTCTGGTGTGTGGTGACTACTTCTTACTCTGACTTCTAATTACACCTTAATACTCATTTGTAATGAATCACAATCCAACTTGTCTTTCAATCAGTAATAATCTGAAAACTTTCAAACTGATTAGTCTACTCAATTTACTGTTGCATGAAGCTACGAGGTAAAACTTGGTCTATCTGGCTAGATTGGGATGAATAGAGAAGGGCATTATTTCATCTATTTGATGTTTCTCTTCGAGAATATTTCTAATTCCATGCAGCTTGTAACTTTTAAATTGTCGAATCTCATTCACACAATTACTAACTTGATTTCTTCTTGTCCTCTGTCTCATCTCAATGGTTCAATTGCTGGTTTTCACTTTCCGGATATAGTGTAAGTGATTCAACTTATATTTGCCACTAGTCTGTATCTCTGGTCGACTGTTTTCTAATATAATGTCTGATCCAGGCTTGCGGGGCTTGCCTTCATGTTCTCTTCCAGCATCTTGTTACAGATCCTGGTaggtcttataaattattttttttcctaTGTGATGAATGTTTGCCGTGTATTTCCAATGGTTGTGCAAGTACCGATGAATGTAGTGTATTGCTTGTGTAATAACAAGTTCAATTCAgttgagtcttttttttttcccactgTTTCTGTCAAATCCAACCGACAGAGTTTGGTAAATATTTACGGAGACTAAAAATGTTAACTTTTTGCTAAACTTAAAGGACCAAGGCTATTAACTGCATACTTAAAGGACTATGTTTAACCTACGCTCAAACATaagggacaattttttttttattttctctatGTGTATGTTGTGTGCAAACAAGAGGATTATTCTGTTTACTTTTTGTGCATCTAATCTATTTCTTAAAGTTAACAATTCCTTGGATTTGCTTTGGTCTTATCTAAAGAGTTAATTGTAATGCTTTTACTGCATATTGTTTCTTGTAGGCTTGTGCTATATACAACAACTGGTGGCCAATGTTATCAGGTTTGTGAAAGAAATGTGATCTACATAGATACTCTTATTTCTGCATTTTTAAGGCAGAGTAAGCTCTAATTGTTGACTAACTCAGAAGATTACTTTGTTTTGACAGCTCTTATGTATGTTCTGGTTCCCATGCCATGCTTATTTTTTGGTGGTGGGTCCACACAGTTCCTAATAAGTCGAGATGGCGGGGGGTAAGATACTTTTATGATGTGCATAAGTTTATTGAATCTCCTTCTCCCATGAATTTCTACACCCGTGGTTGTAATCCTGTCAGATCAATCATGGTGTGTTCTAGTATTTTCCATCCATCTCTTTAGTACATCTTCTAGATCATGTTCAATTTGAAGTCGGAGAGATTTATATGAATTCTTATTTGATGCTCGTACATGCTTCATTCATAGCATAATTCTCCTCTTTCTTGATGAAGATTTCTGATATCTTACTCATTAGATGAATATTGTTGTACTGTAGGTGCTATATTGAGTTACTTGGGGTGCATAAACTGCAGAAAGTTGCTTATATTATATTTAGGGGATTTGATGATTGCcgctaagttgctcggactctccaaaaatgtttgccgcacccgtgtcggatcctccaaaagtacactacttttggaggatccgacacgcaccggttgatatttttgaagagtccgagcaacatattGATTGCTAACCTGTCATTGTTTGGATATTTTCTATCTGCCAAAAACTGTCGTGTTTGTGTTACTGCATTAATAAAGTTTGTTTTCATATGGTAAACATTTACATATTGGAGAGACTGGTTAGTGGTATGGATAATGAGCACATGTGAAGTATGTGGTCTGAAGTAAACTATATCCACTCAAAGTCGGGGTAAAAACTAGGCGAGGATGGGAAAGTAAAATGGTCTTAGTATTGTAGGTAGTAGGATTGGAAGATCAAGTTTTCTGCTAATATAAACTTGCACACCAGATGGCACCTATCATTGGGAAACTGTGCGTGTGATTCGGTTTGGACTTCAAGAATGTCTTAAAAAAATTACTCCTTGAAGAATGCAAGGATTGGTTATATTTCTTTTATTCATGATGCTCTAAGTGGATTGGATCGGATGGTTTATTTTTTCTGTTGCTAGTACCTTGGGTCATGTGGAAGTTTGAGTATCTATGGTTTGATGTTTTACTTTATGATGACTCGTGGCAAAGGCAGGATTTTCACCAAAGTGGTCTATAATGTACTGTACATAAATAAATGTgatattgtatatatatacagTGTGATTTTCGACAAAGGGGGTTCCCCCTTCCGCCCCTGATGCTGACCTCCTCCTTTGTTGTTTCTTCCTATCTTTTCTTTTGTACTTCTGAACAAATCCTTCTCATTTTAGGCCTTTTTGCTTTTCATCTTTGCAGGTGGATGGATGCTGCTAAGTTCTTAACAGGGGCATCAGCTGTGGGAAGCATAGCCATTCCCATTATTCTCAGGCATGCCGATCTCATCCAGACGGGAGCGATGTTCATCGAATTCGTGTCCTTCTTCATATTTGTTTGCACAGTAATGTGTTTTCATCGTGCCAGTCTTGATGACGAGTGGTGATGTAAAAAATGAGGTGTTGCGCTCTTTAGGTTCCTCGGCTGTAATTATGTGACCTGGTTTTGACGAACAAGAAATGTATAGCTTTGTCAGATTCCTGATGTGAGAGTTATTTTCTCAGAATTTGAACCTTTTGTAGTTATTTGCATAGATAGTTGCTAACAGATGATAAATCCTCAATCCTGTTGTCTAGAAGGCTCTATAAATATTGATGGTGAAGCATTCTGTGGATGTTTCTGCTTGAACTTGTGCTTATTTCAATTATTTGTGGTGCATTTTCATAAGCCTATTTTAGTTGAATTAAATTTGTCTATTTGTTTATCATTGCATGTTAAGATGATCATGGATTGTTGTGTGTTGTAGATTGTTCCAATTGTTAAGAAGCCAAACATggttataattcacattttttcgGGTTCATCTTCGATGTTTTCTTAACTTTTCGAAGACCTTGCAGAACCGTACGTGAGATTTTCACCTCATACGGCTCCTCAGAggtcacaaataaatctaagggCCCTTTCCTATTCTTTATCTTTATATGTTTGTCAGATAGAATCAAAATCTATCCTAAGGTCCCAAATTAGACTAATGGAATTCTGGGgcttaaaacaaaatgaaaaatcGAAAAAATGATTCATTCCCCTTTCTAAGAGGAGTAGGACCTTTGGTTGATCTGTCCTTCCCCCTCCTTTCTTTGTAGATTATTAGCCCCGGGACACCTATACTTCAGAAAAGAAGAAAATTTCAGATGTTGCATATATAGTTTTAAGTGTTTTTGAGTAGCAAAAGTTGTTCTTAGAAACCAGAAAAAATAACTTTTTTCGGTAGCACTTTTGACAACTTGACCAAGCATGTATTATTGCTCTAATATTGATAAAAGTGTTTTCAATTGATTAACCAAATATAAATTACTACTACTCTATATAAGTATTGCCGAAGGTCTATCGAAAACAACGTCTTTGCCCCACAAAGATAAAGGTAACTTTTGAGTACATCCTATTCTTCTAAGACCCTACTCGTGGGATTATATTGGGTTGGGATTATATTGGGTTGTTATTACTCTATATAGGTACTTTTGACACTTCAATATAATTGAATTTTGGAAGTTTATTCAAATTAAACAAGCCGCTATAAGTAGACAATCATTTCAGTACAAAAATCCTTTGCCCTATTACCTCATATTGATAGAGACATGGAGACTTCCAACTTTGTCATTTTGGGAAGGCTCCGTTAACtacttaaaaaaattattttgtgatggaGGATTTGCCACTTTTTTTGTCGCAAATTCGAGATCACAAATCAATTATAATCCCTACAAATTGATGAGTTCTATTATAAAACCACACAAATTATAACAGTTCTGTCCGTTATAAATATTTTATCAATAAATACgcatttttcttgtagtagtGAACTATTTATTTATTACTAGTTAATTTTCTTACAAAGATTCTATAGCAAAATTGAAGTTTAATGAAAAGGAAACACAGAGAAATTAAGAACTTACAAATTCACTAATAGTCTTCTATATGCACAGAAGTTTTCTTTTTCCATCTTTCCTTTTCTCCTTTTCAGTCTTCAAATGTTTTCAGTATTTCTCTCGTCCTTTGCTGTACTTATGCACAAAGTTTTCTAGTCAATTGGTCAGTTTTTTCTTTATAATAATCCCTAAAAAATTGGAAGAATGAGGAGAAATTATATTAtccctagaaaaaaaaaaggtagtgTGCATTTGGTGCAGTTATTAATTTCCATGATCTCATAATCAGAGGCAGATCTAGTAGGTATATAACATATGAGTTCATGTGAACCGTATAGTTTCTGTGCAAACATTGTATATGTAAGAAATTCAATAAATATTTCTTTGTAAACTCAGTGATTATTGTAATATTAACTTGAGGTCATTGTAGAAATTCATAAACTTCAAAGCTTGAATCCGTCTTTACGTACTCATAATCTATTACTCCATAATTCATAGGCTAGAGTTTTTTGAATTAAACACTATGCATATAATAACTGTGCTTTTTTATTATTAAAAgtgaatatatacacatacataaataACGATGGTGTATATAATTTAACATAGCTAAAGATGGCAAAAACATAAAAGTCTAACGATGGCAAAAACATAGCTAAATAATTGCGTAAATTATGTGTAATATATGTTTGGATTATTGGTCAATCAAGAATCTTTGATTGGCGTCCTATGAATTACTTATGAAAGACAAAATTCTAGGATAGACAGTTGGACTAAGAAACAGTAACATACAAGTACAGCATTTTATTATAGTGTGGGAATATAATGCAATTTTTATTATAGTGTGGGAATATAATGCAATTTCTGGTAGCTTTCTAATATAATGTTTCATTTTCTTGGTCTAGTTTAACAATGATCGAGAAAATATAGTCTAACATGATGAAATATTGGAACCTAGCTCTCTTAttagttacaacaacaacaatatacccagtgtaTTCCCACAAATGGGGTCTGAGAAGGttagtgtacacagaccttacccttaTCTTAGGAGGTATAGATGTTGTTTTCGATAGACCTTCGACTCAAGGAAAAACATATCAAAACAGAACGGAACAGAAATAACGGAAGTGAAGAAGCAACAacgaaatactccctccgtcccaatttatatgatatagtttgactggacACAGAGTTTAAGGAATAAAGGAAGACTCTGAATCTTGTGGTTTAAAACAAgctaaagatatttgtgtggttatagatcatcccgttaagcgtaaaaggtaaagtttaaagttaaattgttgtcaaataaggaaatgtattattctttttaggacatactaaaaaggaaagtgtatcaaataaattgggacagagggagtactaaagATAACATGATCACAGAACAttgagaaagaaaacaaaaactacAACCAAATAATACTATAATCAAAATATAAGAAGAAACAACTACAGGTAGTCACAGAAATCGAAGAACAATAAACTACAAGAATATGCCGACCTTCTACCTAATTACAAAAGAGTACAATTTCTAAACTTTGGGATCTAATAATTGATAGATTAATTTATCTAGAGTTATTTAACCCTAGCTAGTCCATCAAATCATCATACATACTTGAACCctagaaagtaaaaaaaaaaaaaaaaacataaaatcaTAGGATTTATTCCATGTTCTACTTTTGATGAGGGAGTTAACCCTAGCTAAAACAACTTTATTCTCACTGTTAAATATAATTCCAGTCAAAATCCCATATGTTTTCAGACAAATCATCTAAACTTCCCATCGGCTGTGGATTTTCACCATTGTGTTCTCCTGATGATGAACTTTCTAATGAACTTGTTCCAATAATGCGATTATCATTATTCTGGTAAGTTGATGGTGCAGCCTGATGATCATGATCAACATTTATTGGTTGATGAGAGGGTAATAATAATCCTTCATTAATACCAGAACCAGCTGGCCTTCTATCAAATGCCCTAACGCACTTTGATTTCTTGTAGACTCTGCACAAGCTGAATTCATGCTGCAACTGCATGCATAAAATTAGACGTTGTAAAAAAAGTAGTTACATGATTAGGTCACTTAGTACATAATTAGAGGTAAATTTCTTGATAAACATTAATTAGTAACATAGGTTAACATTCACTGATAGTGTTCGCATTGCTCGTGTGTGCATAATCTAAATCCAAAATCTAAAAAGTTTAGTTTATATGTTGTGCCGATGCAAGAAGTATTTAGATAGTTAGGCCATTTAATAGGTAATTATAGATAATTCTTTTGATAAACTTTAATTGGTAATTAATCTGGTAAAAACAGTGAGTCAATTGCTATCACAAGTTATAAAACATGCATTGCTAGTAAAAAAAATTACATTGTCAGAGTACATAATTTAAAGAGTTTATGTTATATGCTTTGACAATTGCAAAATATATTTACCCAATTACGTCACTTAATAAGTAATTACAAGTATATATCTTGATAAACATTATATATTTACTCAATTACGTCACTTAATAAGTAATTACAAGTATATATTTTGATAAACATTAATTGGTAATCTAGTATAACCGGGCGGTGAGTCACGTGCTATCACATGTTAGCACCCACAACAAGTGTGTAAAAAACCTTTACAGTGCATGCTACAAGAGAAAATGGAATTAGCTACGGCATTTGTCGGTAATCTCTAGCTAATCCGTTGCTAAATAGCTTTTCGCTAATTAGATTTTCTTATAATCCGTCGCTAATCCGTAGCTAAATGAGATTAGCATGAGATTTTGCTGTTTAGCTACGAAAATTTTTCCATCGCTGATTCCATGTTTTTCTTGTAGTCATGTACATAACTTATATAAAAATTTTAAATTGTTTATGTTGTATGCTTCGTTCGTGcaaaaaatatttacacaattaTATTACTTATAAGATCATTACGGCCGAATCTCTATGACAAAAAATAAATGAGTAACTCGATAAAATTGATAACCGATATATACTATAATAGGACTAGCTATACTAATCGTATAAAAAGATTTTTACATAAGTTAACTTCAAATATAGGAGAGAAAAAACTGGTCCCTTTGTACGTTATATGTCTGAAGCTGTAATTATTAATGGTGCATGATGTGGTGTCTCTCTCTCTCGAGAAAATGACAATGTTATAATCATGACATCGTAAAATTTATTAAAACATACACGAAGAAAGGAAGGAACCACAAAAGAAACATACATAACTTTTAAAGGAAATCAATACTTCTGCAATATATGAATTTAATTGAGAGTTAACAATTATGAAATATACATCAAATCTTTAAAATAAGATGAGGAAGAATAACCTAGAAATCATGTGTGTAGTCCTATTTTTCATGCGTGGTGAACTAAACAATTTTATTTGTTAATATCATGTATTGTCTATTATCAATATATTCTAACCAATAGTTGAAGCAAAAGAAGATAATCATGAAGAAGCATATGCCAAACACTAAATGATACCTAGTAAAAAACAATCAAATACTCCATATAACACTTTGTTTTTTTCCATATacaagttgacaattcaaacaatcAATAATTTTCCTAGGTCCCATGTGTCATACTTGTGGcggatataattaattaataaataaggGTATCAGAGCAGACAGAGATCCTTGATCGGATCGATTCCATGTGCTTGGACATGAAAACAAAGAATTTGATAGTTAAGAGAGCGTGTTAAAAATACATACCTTTCTAATTAGTCTGCTTCAAATAAAATGTCAAATGAAAAatagtttaatttaaaattttcattttacctTTAACAAATATTTTATAGCTATATGAATATCTATATGTTAGATTATACATCTTAATCCCCTTAAGTTCTATTCCCAATAAATATTGTCATATAAATTAGGATAGAAGGAATGCCTATGTAACATCTACTAAATTCAGTGCATTTGTCTAAATAAATGATTAATAAGCTACAATTATGCTTTCTTGTCAGACCCATCTTCAATCATGATATATAGGGTTACTGCTTCGGGTTTTGTAAATACCAAATCAAATTGATTATGTCAagttttaaatctataaaccaaaccaataaaagtcgAGTTTTCAATCTCGGGGTTTCAAGGGTTTTTTCGAGGTTATTCAATCGGTAGattcttcatacaaaacatataacttgtgcttcaaatatttctttagtcctagtaagatgtttcttaaaaaaaaaaaacataaaatgcGAGAtgtgagtgatgacattgtattaaaatattcaacaaaaaaagataatgaaatcaCATAAAACAAACATTACTACTAATTAATAAGTCATAATGTGATCATAAGCTAAAAgtattaagtcatgctaaaagAAGTATGACTAATAAGTATATTAATTACATGATCACTAAAcattaaagaaaaataaaactaagttatgtattttcaatCTAAACCTGTATAAAACTGAAGAATAGATACCCAACATGATTGTCATTTCTAGTATTTTTTTTCTCAAGGTGGTAACACTCGTCAGAGAAACCACACTTTTATTTAGTTAATTATGTCTCAACAACTAGTTTCACTTATTATGAACAATTTTCGTTGTTATCTTTTAGGTGACACGTGATAGTATAATTTTTCCCACATGATTGGTGtatacaattttaaaaaaaaaatcactcgtTGTCCGATACCTGGAGTCCCGATTAATCCGAATTCACATCGTGTAAGGTGCCTTCAAGGCAAAGCTCTCAAACCAGGACATTTTTTTTCTATCCAAAACTCAAATCCGAGACCTTTAATTAAGGTTGGAGGAATTCTATTAATCCCACTGCATGAATTGTTTGGTGGTTCGCATATAAAAGTTAAACTCGTGATGAAAACCTAGAAGTACAACAACTAATTAGTTTTAAAATAGAACTCTAATTTTGTAGGGTTGTAAAACTGACCTTTAAATTTGTAACATTATTGGCTACTGAAGCTTCTCTAACACTGGCTTTATACTCATTCATCTTCCACTGTGTCTTCTTCCCGTTTGGAGCTCTTCCTTTATAGAAAACCATTGTTCTTTTGCCTCCaataattttattatttgatgAATATACATATCCAGGAGTACCAGTAGCTTTCCAATATCCTTGTGTTGTAAGTCTAGTAGGTCTCCCTCCTCTAGCTTCCCTATCTTGAATTGGAATGAAGAAAAACCATTGCTCAGTGTCACGTTTTATGACTTCTCCTGCCATTTCTGCTTTTCAAGAATCACATTTAATTAGAGGAAGAAGGGTTAAGAAAAAGAGTTCTATGATATATAATTATAGATATTTGTCCGTTGAAGTGTATGAatatctcatctaaaagcttaattTGTTACTAGAAATCTGCAAATTCTCCCACGGATAATTCTGTCAGAACGTCGTGAATAATCTAGGTTTCTGGCGGAAATCTATGGGAAACAATTTCCTACAAGCTAGTTCATTTCCATGGATTTTGACGCAAATTCCGTGGGAAATTAAATTCATAGGTTATTACACACTTATATTTAttgagttaatggtcaaaaacacacttgAGCTATCATTTTTTTGCAAGTTTCACATCCCAACTAGCAGGTGTTCCTTTTTCCTTCATGAACTAtatcatctatgtattaaaacacacacCAACTATCAGCTGTTCCCTTGTCCTACTTGATAGGGTTTAGGGTCTTAGGTACTCGATAGTATGAAATCATGCACACAATTTTttatttacccaaaaaaaaaaaggatgaagaAAAATTTATCATGAGGGCAAAAATACGAACCTGGAAGTTCAGATGGATTGTGATGATAAATATTAATAACTGGTATAACTCGTTGAATGTCATCGTTTCTTTTTCCTTCAAGCTTATTTCTCAGATAAAATTCCACCAATTCTTCTTCTGTTGGATAAAACCTATATCCTGGTGGTACCGTATGATTATCATACATATTTTCCATTTTTACAAAACAATCTCcaattttgttttttgtattttgaagcgctctctctctctctctcactcacTCATTAATCAttactctctctctctaggtttcTTGATGATTTTTTCTTTGTGCATGTCATGTTTTATTGTAGCTTCGTATTTATAGatttaaaatgagaaaaaataggGTTTTTTTGGGGGTTGggaaaagaggggggggggggggggggggttgagagGCAAGGAGAAGGAAAGGAGTAAAATTAAAACGAGTGagataatgaaagaagggttcAAGATAGACTTAGAAATTTCCACGACGTGTGTGAACAAGAAGGAAACCTTACTACAATTTCCTTCTTTCCGAGTAGTACTGTATGTATTGAGTACATGTACATTTATTTTAAGAATAAAATGGTGGCTTTAGTCAAGCAATTTCTACTTCAAAGTTTTgtacattttttttcttcttttcactTTGACCAGCAAATGAATGAATAACGTACACTAAAAAAAAGGGTAATTTGCGgaagttgcaattcgcggaggttttagcctcctTTAGCAAATAGCGAAGGTTAAAACCCCCgtaaattgcaactttcaaccttcgcaagttaatcattttttttttttagtgaaccTAGAAATTTTTTAAGAATGTTTTCTTTATCTAGCCAACGGTGAAATCAGAAATTTCACTAAGGTTCTTCCAaatttatataaatatatttgtGTGTGTGGGGACATGTATAAAAATCAATAATATTTATCCATATATACATTGCATAATTTTCAAGTCAAGGGGTATTCAACTGACCACTGATAGTATTAGTTCAAGAGTGGATAATAATATTACCATGCATCGAAGGACACAATGTctagaatacaacaacaacaacaacaacaacaacaacaagcccagtataatcccactatgtggggtctggggagggtagagtgtacgcaaacctaacccccaccttgaaaggtagggcggctgtttccgaaagaccctcggctcaagagaggagagaaagaaagacaagacaagacaaaaggttagatatgctcaagcgtatcgaaaacaatatgaaagcaaggaataacaaagcaagaaagtcatggtaaaaggagaattaactgctataaataactatgaaaatgaaaacaatgaaggtaaataagtcattataaaccaacagatactcgcagaaatcaagagacaaggaACTATACAACAACATAACTACCCTCAAgggaggataaacgcgactacttactatccttctaccctaatatgagtcctccataccctcctatctaaggtcatgtcctccgtaagcaggaaatacgccatgtcctgtctaatcactttcccccaatacttctttggcctacctctacctcttctgaagtcatcactggccaacctctcgcacctccgacACGATGTCTAGAATcaccttgtatttttttttttatgatgcaAATTAGTTATTAatcttaataatatttttatctttTACATAATAAAAAGTTAGAGAATTATTTGAAATTTTTTCcattacttttttaaaaaaaaattcaaagtcACGATCTTATTTTCATAACTTATTTAGCCAAGAAACTGGAAAAAAGTGAGATTAAAGTCAACATTAATCTATTTGTATGCTAAAAAAAGAGAGTCAAACAATCTGTGATTTCTTATTTTCACCCCTCATTCCTTTGAGAGACTAATTTTATACGTTGATATTCCAAATAATTAAGTCGGACCATAAG
The nucleotide sequence above comes from Lycium barbarum isolate Lr01 chromosome 3, ASM1917538v2, whole genome shotgun sequence. Encoded proteins:
- the LOC132629798 gene encoding vacuolar protein sorting-associated protein 55 homolog; protein product: MNREGHYFIYLMFLFENISNSMQLVTFKLSNLIHTITNLISSCPLSHLNGSIAGFHFPDIVLAGLAFMFSSSILLQILACAIYNNWWPMLSALMYVLVPMPCLFFGGGSTQFLISRDGGGWMDAAKFLTGASAVGSIAIPIILRHADLIQTGAMFIEFVSFFIFVCTVMCFHRASLDDEW
- the LOC132633615 gene encoding NAC domain-containing protein 90-like, which translates into the protein MENMYDNHTVPPGYRFYPTEEELVEFYLRNKLEGKRNDDIQRVIPVINIYHHNPSELPEMAGEVIKRDTEQWFFFIPIQDREARGGRPTRLTTQGYWKATGTPGYVYSSNNKIIGGKRTMVFYKGRAPNGKKTQWKMNEYKASVREASVANNVTNLKLQHEFSLCRVYKKSKCVRAFDRRPAGSGINEGLLLPSHQPINVDHDHQAAPSTYQNNDNRIIGTSSLESSSSGEHNGENPQPMGSLDDLSENIWDFDWNYI